The Natrinema salifodinae genome includes a window with the following:
- a CDS encoding sulfotransferase domain-containing protein produces the protein MSLEEPPNNFRDKAKRNDEHVKNEVVTEEKRSILSEYQINDFDSVLLITSAPRGGSSLLFDILRHHEETCSPDGEHDRWYTLNGVCYPTFESDVVPADFGSFDREKLLTDLLAEVGATDRSGDRTHRVDNTLVRLPLQFPDRELPYKEIHDALLDGVSFDETLRELGLSPLQYDEYADRDANSPFKTETIEDRPFVSSHSYKRALTVDDFERTLVLKASGDAYRLPWIRKQLFPETDIKLVHLTRNPAASINGLYDGWRLNRGFQTYDVGDLDLDGYDGSLWCYDLPPGWVRQGKLIDVCLMQWAQAHRHILDSRDAFENVLRVRFEDVLTDTRSTVGEIVEFADLGESALFSENVENPNKVMTTKEPRHARWRDREDFIKSALARADEPYTEVLRELKYTEESEWI, from the coding sequence GTGAGCCTCGAAGAACCTCCGAACAATTTCCGCGACAAAGCCAAACGGAACGACGAACACGTAAAAAACGAGGTCGTCACGGAGGAGAAACGATCGATTCTGTCGGAGTACCAGATTAACGACTTCGACAGTGTGTTGCTTATCACGTCGGCCCCGAGAGGAGGAAGTAGCCTCCTTTTCGATATCCTTCGACATCACGAAGAAACGTGTAGTCCCGATGGCGAACACGACCGATGGTACACCCTGAACGGAGTCTGTTACCCGACGTTCGAATCCGACGTCGTTCCGGCCGACTTCGGGTCGTTCGATAGAGAGAAGCTCCTGACGGATCTACTCGCTGAGGTCGGTGCAACCGACCGATCCGGCGATCGAACGCACCGCGTGGATAATACGCTCGTCCGGCTTCCGTTGCAGTTTCCCGATCGAGAACTCCCGTACAAGGAGATACACGACGCGTTGCTCGACGGAGTCTCGTTCGACGAGACTCTCAGGGAGCTGGGACTCTCACCGTTACAGTACGACGAATACGCGGACCGAGATGCGAACAGTCCGTTCAAAACCGAAACGATCGAGGATCGGCCGTTCGTGTCTTCGCACAGTTACAAGCGCGCGCTCACGGTCGACGACTTCGAGCGGACGCTCGTCCTCAAAGCGAGCGGCGACGCGTACCGACTCCCGTGGATCCGCAAACAGCTATTTCCCGAAACCGATATCAAACTCGTTCATCTCACACGGAATCCAGCAGCGTCGATCAACGGCCTCTACGATGGTTGGCGATTGAACAGAGGGTTCCAAACATATGACGTAGGAGATCTCGATCTCGACGGATACGATGGCTCGCTATGGTGTTACGATCTCCCACCGGGGTGGGTTCGTCAGGGAAAACTCATCGACGTCTGTTTGATGCAATGGGCACAAGCCCATCGCCACATCCTCGATAGCCGTGACGCGTTCGAGAACGTCCTTCGAGTTCGGTTCGAGGACGTTCTTACCGACACTCGCTCCACTGTCGGGGAGATCGTCGAATTCGCCGATCTCGGTGAGTCAGCGCTGTTTTCGGAGAACGTCGAAAACCCCAATAAGGTGATGACGACGAAGGAACCGAGACACGCTCGCTGGCGAGATAGGGAGGACTTCATCAAGAGTGCGCTCGCTCGGGCCGACGAACCGTACACCGAGGTACTCCGGGAGTTGAAATACACGGAGGAGTCGGAATGGATCTGA
- a CDS encoding DJ-1/PfpI family protein: MQGKRLLLLAGDFVEDYEVMVPFQALQMVGHEVDAVCPEKAAGDTCPTAVHDFEGDQTYTEKPGHDFELNADFDAVDPAEYDGLVVPGGRAPEYLRTYDEVLELVRHFFEEDKPVAALCHGVQILSAADVLEGRTCTGYPALEADVRGAGADWEGEVTRDGNLVTGQAWPDHPEWLAEFLECLGTDVDHAEPAAADD, translated from the coding sequence ATGCAAGGCAAGCGACTCCTGCTCCTGGCCGGCGATTTCGTCGAGGACTACGAGGTAATGGTCCCGTTCCAAGCGCTCCAGATGGTCGGCCACGAAGTCGACGCCGTCTGTCCCGAGAAGGCGGCCGGCGACACCTGTCCGACGGCCGTCCACGACTTCGAGGGCGACCAGACCTACACCGAGAAGCCTGGCCACGACTTCGAACTGAACGCGGACTTCGACGCCGTCGACCCCGCCGAATACGACGGCCTGGTCGTCCCCGGCGGCCGCGCGCCGGAGTACCTCCGGACCTACGACGAGGTGCTCGAACTCGTCCGGCACTTCTTCGAGGAAGACAAACCCGTCGCGGCGCTGTGCCACGGTGTGCAGATCCTCTCGGCCGCGGACGTGCTCGAGGGCCGGACCTGCACCGGCTACCCGGCGCTCGAGGCGGACGTCCGCGGGGCCGGCGCCGACTGGGAAGGCGAGGTCACCCGCGACGGTAATCTCGTGACCGGCCAGGCCTGGCCGGATCACCCCGAGTGGCTCGCCGAGTTCCTCGAGTGTCTCGGGACCGACGTCGACCACGCCGAGCCGGCGGCCGCGGACGACTGA
- a CDS encoding sugar-transfer associated ATP-grasp domain-containing protein: protein MDIARTYRTANQFRKLLRAERRTGPSFDLSPRRRLWLYRRGFLSKSGVLYDFESNNPDAYLSDHQRFVGTKRINGHWNALIDNKLAFHRVLGEFPDHRPAVYGLLADGRFHTFDPAYERAALTDGGIELEHPTESAEAATRRPTEDPIAWLDDTLADGEQLVLKWFSGGGGNNVHFLERTTGGEDGGDGEYLFDGAPIGERELAETLADLDHYLVCEHVDQADYAADMFPETANTIRVLTMYDEREGEAFVPIAIHRIGTDESVPVDNFSNGGLTALVDRETGRLSAGAEYPHDGVVDWHESHPDTGTRIEGTAVPGWEQIRERLLEIAETLSHVPYVGWDLVVTDEGEFRIIEANSYPGVASLQVHRPLLTDARTRRFYRDHGVL from the coding sequence CGTCGTTCGATCTTTCGCCCCGGCGCCGGCTCTGGCTCTACCGCCGCGGCTTTCTGAGCAAGTCCGGCGTACTCTACGACTTCGAGTCGAACAATCCCGACGCGTACCTCTCGGACCACCAGCGGTTCGTCGGTACGAAACGGATCAACGGCCACTGGAACGCGCTGATCGACAACAAACTCGCTTTCCACCGAGTGCTCGGCGAGTTTCCCGACCACCGTCCGGCGGTGTACGGGCTGCTCGCCGACGGGCGCTTCCACACGTTCGATCCGGCCTACGAGCGGGCGGCGCTGACCGACGGCGGCATCGAACTCGAGCACCCGACCGAATCGGCGGAGGCGGCCACGAGGCGGCCGACCGAGGACCCGATCGCCTGGCTCGACGACACCCTCGCGGACGGGGAACAGCTCGTCCTGAAGTGGTTCAGCGGGGGCGGCGGGAACAACGTCCACTTCCTCGAGCGGACGACCGGTGGCGAGGACGGCGGCGACGGCGAGTACCTGTTCGACGGCGCGCCGATCGGCGAGCGCGAACTCGCCGAAACGCTCGCGGACCTCGACCACTACCTGGTCTGCGAGCACGTCGACCAGGCCGACTACGCGGCCGACATGTTCCCCGAGACGGCGAACACGATCCGGGTCCTGACGATGTACGACGAACGAGAGGGGGAGGCGTTCGTTCCGATCGCAATCCACCGGATCGGAACTGACGAGTCCGTTCCCGTGGACAACTTCTCGAACGGCGGGCTGACGGCCTTGGTCGATCGAGAGACCGGCCGACTCAGCGCGGGCGCCGAGTACCCCCACGACGGCGTCGTCGACTGGCACGAGTCCCACCCCGACACCGGCACTCGAATCGAGGGGACGGCGGTGCCCGGCTGGGAGCAAATTCGCGAGCGGTTGCTCGAGATCGCGGAGACGCTCTCCCACGTCCCCTACGTCGGCTGGGACCTGGTCGTCACCGACGAGGGCGAGTTCCGGATCATCGAGGCCAACAGCTATCCGGGCGTGGCATCGTTACAGGTCCACCGGCCGCTGCTGACCGACGCCCGAACGCGGCGGTTCTACCGGGATCACGGCGTCCTCTGA